In one window of Pristiophorus japonicus isolate sPriJap1 chromosome 9, sPriJap1.hap1, whole genome shotgun sequence DNA:
- the LOC139273988 gene encoding histone H2B 5-like, with amino-acid sequence MESKVTSKKVIKKTSPKGSKKRRKSRKESSSIYIYKVMKQVDPDTGIFSRGFRLAHYNKRRTISSREIQTTVCLLLPGELAKHAVSEGTKAVTKFTSSKSNCALF; translated from the exons ATGGAAAGTAAAGTTACctccaagaaagtaatcaagaaaacctcaccgaagggcagcaagaagcgcagaaagtcgagaaaGGAGAGctcctccatctacatctacaaagtgatgaagcaggttgacCCCGACACTGGCATCTTCTCCAGGG GcttccgcctggcccattacaacaagcgccgcaccatcagctcccgggagatccagaccaccgtgtgcctgctgctgcctggggagctggccaagcacgccgtgtcggaagggacaaaggcggtgaccaagttcaCCAGCTCCAAGTCAAACTGCGCGCTGttctga
- the LOC139273369 gene encoding zinc finger protein 239-like encodes MESHNDIHTTEKPWKCDCGKGLKSPSELEIHRRSHTGERPFTCSECWKGFIHSSTLLIHQRVHTGERPFTCPVCGKGFTQSYNLVVHQRVHTGERPYTCSVWERIHSVIQPADTPASSHWGEAVHLL; translated from the coding sequence atggagagccACAACGATAtccacaccacggagaaaccgtggaaatgtgactgtgggaagggattaaaatcaccgtctgagctggaaattcatcgacgcagtcacactggggagaggccgttcacctgctctgagtgctgGAAGGGATTCATTCATTCATCCACCCtgttgatacaccagcgagttcacactggggagaggccgttcacatgcccggtgtgtgggaagggattcacgcagtcaTACAACCTTGtagttcaccagcgagttcacactggggagaggccgtacacctgctctgtgtgggaaaggattcactctgtcatccaacctgctgatacaccagcgagttcacactggggagaggccgttcacctgctctga